A part of Paenibacillus sp. sptzw28 genomic DNA contains:
- a CDS encoding MDR family MFS transporter, producing MPGSATAARRMTGSLSAIMTAMFIVYLDHTVMNVMLPRLIKEFHSTYNTVHWTVTGYVLAQAAVIPLAGWLSDRYGAKRIFLLAIGWFAAGSLLCAVASGIEQLILFRIVQGLGGGMIAPIGFAYIYRLSPPGQVGRLMAKVSIPILLAPALGPAFSGYLADSVGWQWIFLMNIPVCIFGLYTGIHHLPRIKSQAAAELDLAGFLLAPLTFVSLSYGISASEGSSWGAIGGLATGGMALFLLVVTQLRRSNPLLELRVYRSGHFAQGSLVLGIAQFAFFGTLYLIPQFLQVVNDFGAFEAGSFMIPYAVALGIVMQFSGRLFDNFGVRWLAVAGTSCLAFAMFVLYRIEPDTGNGMLLLAIVLLGASAGLCMMPLQTYLMKAAPKSLVGRVTSLTGSIQQVMVSFAVSGMTTVLTSRLDIYAKSASLPDAWLQAFRDAFTVILVVAVIGACAGLFIRNAGTDDKPMADA from the coding sequence ATGCCGGGGAGTGCCACAGCGGCAAGGAGGATGACCGGATCACTATCCGCCATAATGACCGCGATGTTCATTGTCTATCTGGACCATACGGTCATGAATGTGATGCTTCCCCGACTAATCAAAGAATTCCACAGTACTTATAATACCGTTCATTGGACGGTAACAGGGTATGTGCTTGCACAAGCTGCCGTGATTCCGCTTGCCGGTTGGCTGTCCGACCGGTATGGCGCGAAGCGGATCTTTCTCTTGGCGATCGGATGGTTTGCCGCGGGTTCTTTATTATGCGCGGTGGCCTCAGGAATCGAGCAGCTAATCCTATTCCGCATCGTACAGGGGCTGGGCGGGGGCATGATTGCCCCCATCGGATTCGCCTATATTTATCGATTGAGTCCTCCAGGCCAAGTCGGAAGATTGATGGCAAAGGTAAGCATACCTATCTTGCTCGCTCCTGCGCTTGGTCCGGCTTTCTCAGGTTATCTGGCGGACTCTGTTGGATGGCAGTGGATATTTCTTATGAATATCCCGGTTTGCATCTTCGGCTTGTACACCGGTATCCACCACCTTCCAAGGATTAAGAGCCAAGCCGCGGCGGAACTGGATTTGGCGGGATTTCTTCTTGCCCCGCTTACTTTCGTCAGCTTGTCATACGGCATCAGTGCGAGTGAGGGGAGTTCTTGGGGGGCCATTGGGGGATTGGCTACAGGCGGAATGGCATTGTTTTTGCTTGTGGTCACCCAGCTGCGCCGGTCTAACCCTCTGCTAGAGCTGCGCGTCTACAGGTCAGGTCATTTCGCACAAGGAAGTCTAGTGCTAGGAATCGCGCAGTTCGCATTTTTTGGAACCTTGTATCTCATTCCGCAATTTCTTCAGGTTGTGAATGACTTCGGAGCGTTTGAAGCCGGCTCCTTTATGATTCCCTACGCGGTTGCTTTGGGGATCGTAATGCAGTTCTCCGGAAGGTTGTTCGATAATTTCGGCGTGCGTTGGCTGGCCGTTGCCGGCACATCCTGTTTAGCCTTTGCAATGTTCGTATTATACCGAATCGAACCAGATACAGGAAACGGGATGCTCTTGTTGGCGATTGTGCTGCTTGGTGCAAGCGCAGGGCTTTGCATGATGCCTCTTCAAACTTATTTAATGAAGGCCGCTCCGAAGTCTTTGGTCGGCCGCGTTACTTCTCTAACGGGCTCCATACAGCAAGTCATGGTCTCCTTTGCGGTGTCAGGCATGACGACCGTTCTGACAAGCAGGCTGGATATTTATGCGAAATCCGCTTCTTTGCCGGATGCATGGCTGCAAGCATTTCGAGATGCTTTTACCGTCATCCTGGTTGTTGCGGTCATAGGCGCCTGCGCGGGACTATTCATACGCAACGCCGGAACGGACGATAAACCAATGGCAGACGCTTGA
- a CDS encoding NADPH-dependent F420 reductase produces MKIGFIGSGNAAQMLGRSLAKAGHDVKLGARNPDKLNAWLEQQQQDEKVSVGTVQEAAVHGDIVFNATPGTASLEALSEVGSRALQGKVLVDIALPLDFSNGELTLAVANTDSLGEQIQRAFPDTKVVKTLNTVSSAIMVNPQSVADGQHDLFVSGNDADAKRIVTALLKESFGWESVIDLGDISSARGTEMLLALSSRIYQGRGHMNFNVKIVG; encoded by the coding sequence ATGAAAATTGGATTTATCGGCTCGGGCAATGCAGCGCAAATGTTAGGCCGCTCACTCGCCAAAGCGGGACACGACGTGAAATTAGGTGCGAGAAACCCAGATAAGCTGAACGCTTGGCTGGAGCAACAACAACAAGATGAGAAAGTAAGCGTCGGCACCGTACAGGAAGCCGCCGTTCACGGCGACATTGTCTTTAATGCAACCCCTGGTACTGCTTCTCTCGAAGCATTGTCCGAAGTCGGCAGCCGAGCGCTGCAAGGCAAAGTTTTGGTAGACATAGCTCTTCCACTGGATTTCTCGAACGGCGAGCTTACCTTGGCCGTAGCCAACACGGATTCCCTTGGCGAGCAGATCCAGCGCGCTTTCCCGGATACCAAAGTGGTGAAGACGCTGAATACCGTTTCATCCGCGATAATGGTCAATCCCCAAAGCGTGGCCGACGGTCAACATGACCTATTTGTCAGCGGCAATGATGCGGACGCCAAGCGGATCGTCACTGCCCTCTTGAAGGAATCGTTCGGCTGGGAAAGCGTCATCGATCTCGGGGACATCAGCTCCGCGCGCGGCACCGAAATGCTATTGGCTCTATCCTCCAGAATTTATCAGGGACGCGGCCATATGAATTTCAACGTTAAAATTGTCGGTTAA
- a CDS encoding TetR/AcrR family transcriptional regulator, whose product MSRTAGNKSAAREQLLHTASRLFFERGFHAVGVDTIVAESGITKMTMYKHFPSKDHLIVEILERSSEIYWDWFESVIQGISEPQGQLTAIFDAVAKGHSNSPRSTYCLYQNVAVEFPDPEHIANQAAVVHKQSIVNRLQAICERAGLKSPDTLARQLFVLLEGFCISSRFFGADSPAADVVLAAKALVDMHRQ is encoded by the coding sequence ATGAGTAGAACAGCCGGGAATAAATCAGCAGCCCGTGAGCAGCTGCTGCATACGGCAAGCAGGCTGTTTTTCGAAAGAGGCTTCCACGCTGTTGGAGTCGACACGATCGTTGCCGAATCAGGCATTACGAAGATGACGATGTATAAACATTTTCCGTCTAAAGATCATTTAATCGTTGAAATATTGGAGCGGTCGAGCGAGATCTATTGGGATTGGTTCGAGAGCGTGATTCAAGGCATCTCGGAACCACAGGGACAGCTTACCGCGATTTTCGATGCCGTTGCCAAAGGGCATTCGAACTCCCCGAGATCGACCTACTGTCTCTATCAGAATGTGGCCGTCGAGTTCCCGGATCCCGAACATATTGCGAACCAAGCGGCTGTCGTGCACAAACAATCCATCGTGAATCGTTTGCAAGCCATCTGCGAACGGGCAGGCTTGAAGTCCCCCGATACGCTGGCTAGACAGCTGTTTGTGCTGCTGGAAGGATTCTGCATATCTTCCCGGTTCTTCGGTGCGGACAGTCCTGCGGCGGACGTCGTTCTTGCGGCCAAGGCTTTGGTTGATATGCATCGCCAATGA